TCATCTGCCCGGTCTTCACCATCTCGATCTGGAACTGCTCGCTCTGCGTGAAGCGGATGAATTCCATCGCCGCCTCCTTGTTCTCGGAGCTCTGCGTCAGCACGATGTCCTCGCCGCCCACGACGCTCACCGAGCCACCGTCGCCGGCCGGCACCGTTGAGTACACGGGATCGAAGTCGGGATACTGACCCGACCAGACACCGCGCATCCACGGCCCGTCGAGGATGGTGGCGTACTGGCCGCCGGGAAGGCCGTCAGACGTCGCAGTCGCCCCCTCGTTGCCGATGATCAGGTTCGGGACAGCGTCCTGCACGTACAGGTCGACGAGCAGTTGGATGCCCGCAACGCTCTCGTCACTGTCGAGGTACCCCGTCGAGGTCGTGAGATCGGGATCGGCGATGTCGCCGCCGGCCGACCAGATCCACGGCATGATGTTCCACGCCTGCAGCTTGTTCTCGGCGAAGGCGAACGTGCCGGTGCCCTTCACCGCGTCGCCGAGGGAGCGAAGCTCGTCGAACGTCGCCGGCGGTGCTGACAGGCCGGCGGCGTCGAGGGCGGCCTGGTTCGAGACCATGACGCGCGTATTCGTGTCGAGCGGAAGCCCGTAGTACTCGCCTTCGTAGAGGTTCGTCGCGAGCACACCCGGGTAGGTGGCGTCGGCGAGCTCGTCGAAGTCCTCCATCTCCTGACTGAGCGGCACGAGCACGCCGAGCTCCGCGAACTGCGGCACCCAGCCGAGGTCGGCGCGCACGAGGTCGGGCAGCTCTTCGCCCGCTGCGCTCGTCGTGAGCTTCTGGAGCAGGCTGTCGTAGGGGATGTCCACGTACTCGACGTGGATGTCGGGGTGCTCCGCCTCGAAGGCCGGGATGAGCAGCTCGTTCAGGGCGTCCTGCTGGGTGGAGTTGCCGCCGTTGCCGTAGCTGCCCCAGAACGTGATGGTGACGGGACCGTCCGACGGCGCGTCGGCCGCGGTGCATCCGGTGACGGTGAGTGCTGCCGCGGCCATCAGGCCGACGGCGGTGATTCGTGAACGCGTCATTGCGGTTCTCCTGGTGTGAGAGATGCGGGTTGGATCCGCCGCTCGGCCGGATCGAGGTTATTTCACCACACAAAATAAGTAGCTGTCAATCGCCTCCTGAAAAGCCGAATAGCGCATAGTATGTTCATGGGACGTAGAAAGAGGCGCAGTCGATGGCATGGAGGCCGAGCGATGAGCTCTCACACGCCGTGGCCCTCGAGGTGTTGCTGCACGGTCCGCTGTCCCGCTCCGATCTCGCGCGCCGACTGCAGCTCGCCCCCGCGACCCTCACGCGCATCAGCACTGAGCTCATCGACGTCGGCCTGTTCGTCGAGATGCCCGAACTCGCCGAGAAGCGCACGGGCCGTCCCTCCATCCCGCTCGACGTGATCCCCGGCACCCATCACTTCCTCGGTGTGAAGCTCTCGGGCAACATGCTCATGGCCGCGGTCACCGACCTGCGCGCCGACCTGCTTCGCTACGAGGAGGAGCCGCTCAGGTCGCACGAACCCGCCGAGGTGGCGCGGCAGATCGCCGAGCTAGAGCGGCGGCTGCGCGACGACGGTCCGGCCGCCGCGATCGGCATCGGGCTCGGCGGCGTCGTCGTGGACGCACGCACCGTTGCGAGTGCACCGTTCCTCGACTGGCACACAGTGCCCATCGCCGAACTCGTGGAAGCGGCGACCGGTGTGCCCACCTTCGTGGCCAACGACCTCACCGCGTTCACCGAGTCGCAGCACTGGTTCGGGGTCGGCCGCGGCCACGACAACTTCGCCGTGCTCACCGTCGGCGTCGGGATCGGGTACGGATGTGTTGCGAACGGGACGTTGCTCGCGAACGACGACTCCGGGGTCGGCCTCGTCGGCCACTGGCCGTTGGACCCGTTCGGTCCCTTGTGCGCGAAAGGACACCGCGGGTGCGCCGAAGGCCTGCTTGCCATCCCGTCGATCGAGCGCGACGTGTCCATGGCGCTCGGCCGCCAGGTGACATTCGACGAGGCACTCGACCTGGCAGAGGTCGGGGAGCCGGGCGCGCGCGAGATCCTCGACGTCTCCGGACGCGGACTCGGACGGCTGATCGCAGCGGTGGCGAACCTGACCGCTCCCGACAAAGTCGTGATCGGCGGTGAAGGAGTTCGCCTCGCCGAGGTAGCCGCGGCATCCGTCCGAGACGGGATCCGCGCCGACCGGGATCCACGCGCGGGCGAGGTGGTCGTGGAACTCGTCTCAGGCGGAAACGACTCGTGGTGCCGCGGCGCAGCCGTGATCGCGATCCAGAACTACGTGCAGAAACGACGGCGGTCGCGTCGCACGTGATAGCGGAAGAGCGACGACATGGCGAGCGACGCCCCGAGCGGCTTCCGATGGACGGCACAAGGGCGCTGACCGGCTGGGGCGTCCCTAGTCCGGGAAGCGTGGGTCCGCGTCCCGGAGTTGCCAGAGGAACGCCCGGGCACGGTCTTCCGTCTCGCCGTCACGCATGTATGCCGCGATGATCTCCTCGTCGGAAGCATTCTCAACGTCGTCGAGCGTGAGAGGCGTGATCATGACGCGAGGATAACGCAATGGGCAGAAAGCTGTCTCGCCTTCGCGTGGAGGGGGCGCAATCGTCGTGCTCGGCCGGAAACGTAACATCCTGCTAACCCGAGCCCCTCTCACGGCTGGTAGCGTCAAAGCCGCCACACGTCCCATCGCCGCCAGAGTTCGGGTCTCTGCGGTTCGGGGTACATCTGCGTGTCGGCGGCGGCGGAGCAAACACACCGGGGAGCCACGTGGCCGCCGCCTGTCCTGCCGCCGGGGGGTGGCAGGCGCTAGCGGTTGCACGCGCGCCCCACCTTCGCGCGGCAATCGCGAGCTGGGTCAACGGGCGCTCCCCTCGGCGCTGGCCCGGCGGTCGTCCCGCCTTGTTCCGCCCCCGGTCGAGGCGGGGCGACTTCACGTGGTCTGGCTATCGGGCGACGCCCTCCATGTGTTGAGATCGGATAGCGTCGGACGCTACGCGATCCTGAGACGATCCCTGCCGGAAAGCTTGCTCTCGTCAGCTGAGCCGAGTACGAACGATTGGATCGCTAGGGCTGCCGCGCCGCGGCACCATTCGGCGTTGTCGCCATCCGTGAAGATAACCGGCAGGATGGCTGCGAGCGGGTTGCGGTGGTCGCTGAGGCTTCGCCTCATCTCCGACTGCGCGAGCACGGCGAGCCGGACGCCCTCGCCGCCGATGATGATGCGCTGCGGGAGGGTGAGATTGCTGATCGCCGCGATCAGCACGCCAAGGCCGCGACCGGCCTCTCGAACGATCTGACCAGCTGCGCGTTGGCCGTTTTCCGCCGCGTCCAACACTTCGTCGAAGGTGAGCTCCTCGCCGATCGCGATCGATGCCCGCCGCGCGATCGAGTCGGAATTGAGCAAGCTGGCGGCACAACCACGGTGACCCTCTTCGCAGAGCGGCCCGCTCGGATCGAGCGGCCAATGGCCGACCAAGCCGAGGCCGTGGTCTTCGTCGACGATGAGTGCCCCGTTGGCGACGAGCCCGAAGCCGGTTCCGATTCCAAGTGTGACGACAGCGAATCGGTCGTCGTCTCGGCCTGCCCCGAACCATCGTTCGTATTCCGTGAAGGCGATGACGTCGTTGTCGACGCGGGTTGGAAATCCAGTGCGCTCAGCGACAAGTGCGGCAAGCGGAACGTCGGTCCAGCCGAGGAAGCGCGCGGACATCACGTGGGTACGCTTTCGAACCCGGCCGCCGAGGCCGATGCCGACGCCTGCGATCGTGATGCCGTCGCGGACGGTGTCGATCAAATCGACGAGGGTGCCGACAACGTCGTCGGGTCGGCGTCCCGACAACGGCAGTGTCAACTGATTGAGCACTCCACCCCTGAGGTCGGTGAGCGCGCCGACCACCTCGGTTTCACGGAGCTTGATTCCGACGAAGTGACGTGACTCCGGCGTGACGTCCAGGAGGCGGGTAGGCCGGCCGACGCGTCCGTCGTTGTGCTCGCCGATGTCGACGAGAAGCCCTTGATCGATCAGCGGAGCGGTGAGACGGCTGAGCGAGCCGGCGGACATGCCCATTCGGCGCGCGAGGTCGGCGCGCGAGATCGGCCCGTGGCGCAGCACCTCGATCGCCACGGGCAACGAAGCGTCGGGGCGATCTGTCCACGCGAGTGAAGCGACCATTTGGGCCAGCATAACGGTGAATTCATGTTTTACGGATCAAATACACGGGATCGGGGCGCGAAAATCTGGCACTTGACGTCTGAATAGTTCTGAAGTAAACATAATCCCAGCCCCGACCCGGGTGGCCGATTCGACCAATGGAGTTCATGTGTCAGCACGCAATCACAGCACAGCGCGGCGCCGGCTTCTCGCCACAGCGGCCCTTGCCGCCGCCGCCACTCTCAGCTTTGCCGGATGCGCCACCGGCGGAGAATCCGACGATCAGACCTTGAAGGTCTGGTGGTGGGAGAACGACGACAGCGCCCTCTCGACCGCCTGGAGTACCGCGATCGAGATCTTCGAAGAGGAGCACCCCGGCGTCACCGTCGAGTTCGAGCTCAAGACCTATGAACAGATGCAGCAGTCAGGCCAACTCATTCTCGACTCGAACGAGGCACCGGACGTCCTCGAATACTTGAAGGGCAACGCCACCGCGGGCGTCGTCTCGAACGCGGGCCTCCTCACCGACCTCACCGATGTCGCCGAAGAGCGCGGATGGGACCTCGACAACACCGCCCAAGACGTCGGGCTCTACGAGAACGGACTGATGGGCTCGGGCAAGCGCTACGGCGTGACCAACTACGGCGAATATGTCTCCGTCTGGTACAACGCCGACGCATTCGCAGAGCACGGCCTCGATGCGCCGACCACACTCGATGAGCTCGAGTCGGTGATGCAGACCTTCGTCGACAACGGCATCACCCCACTCGCGCTCGGTTCAGCCGACTACCCCGGCCCGCACCTGCTGTACACGCTCGCACTCGCCGAGATGAACGACGAGTCACTCTCCGCATACCAGCAGTTCACAGGTGATGTGGACTGGCAAGCGTGGGAAGACGCAGCGACCCGCATGGCCGACTGGGTCGCAAAGGGATACATTTCACCCGACTCGACCGGCATCCCGGCACAAGACGCGGGCAACGCCTTCGTCGCCGGACAGTACCCACTGTTCTACTCGGGCACTTGGTGGGCCGGCAGCTTTGTCACCGACATCACCGACTTCACCTACGACCAGTTCCTCTTCCCCGCCAACGACCTGCACCCGGGATCGGGCGGCAACCTCTGGGTCGTGCCCGAGAAGGCGAAGAACAAGGACCTGGCATACGACTTCATCGAAACCACGATGCGCGCCGAGGTGCAGAACGAGCTCGGCGACCTCGGCGGCGTCCCGGTCGCCGCGGACACAGACGGGGTGACCACCGACATCGGCCAGCTCACCATCACCCGATTCAACGAACTCTTGGAGAGCACCGAGGGCGGCCTCGCCTGGTACCCGGATTGGCCCGTCGCCGGACTGAACGACATCCTCGTGCAGAACGTCACGGACCTCGTCCAGGCCAACACCACCCCCACCCAGGCCGTCGAGAACATCAAGACCGCCTACGACCAGGGCAAGGCCGACGCCGGGTTCTGATCCACAACCCGCGGGGTGGCGGCCCGCGGCATCGCGCCGCCACCCCGCGACCACGAGAGAACGCAATGACCCAACTCAGTATTGAACCCGCCGCCGCACGACGCGTCCGCAGGGAACGCCCCGCCGGGTATTACTGGTACATCGTCCCCGGGGCCGCAGGCTTCATCGCCATCGTCCTGCTGCCCTTCGCGATGAACATCTGGTACAGCCTCACCCGCTGGAGCGGCGTCGGCACACCGCAGTTCATCGGACTGGACAACTACACCCGGCTCTTCGTCGACCAGACCTTCTGGGCGTCGTTCCTACACAGCGCCGCATTCATCGTCGCGATGGCGATCATCCCCACCGCATTCGGCGTATTCATCGCCGCGGTCCTCTTCGACTACATCTCACCCCGGTTCGGCACTCGGATCGCGAGCTTCCTCCGCGCCACGTTCTACCTTCCCCAGATCCTCCCGATCGCAGTGGCAGGCGTGCTCTGGAGCTGGATGTACCAGCCTCAGTACGGCATCATCAACACGATCCTCCGGGGCGTCGGGTTGGGTGACCTTGCGCAGAACTGGCTCGGCGACTCCGACTTCGCCATCTACGCCGTCATGAACGTCCTGATCTGGCTGCAGATCGGCTACACCGTCGTCATCTTCATGGCCGGACTTTCCCGCGTCGACCCAGCACTCCATGAAGCCGCGGAGCTCGACGGCGCCGGATGGTTCCAGCGCTTCCGTGCGATCACCCTGAACCAACTGCGACCCGAGATCGCCGTGGTCGTGATCACCACCTCCGTCGCCGCATTGAAAGTGTTCGCCCCGATCTTCGTGCTCACCGGGGGCGGCCCCGGCACCGCAACGATCGTCCCGGCGTATTTCTCGTTCACCAACTTCTTCACCACCAACCGGGTCGGCTACGGAGCGGCGATCGCGACAGTCCTGGCAGTCCTGGTGACCGTCATCGCCGTCGTCCTCCTGCGCTATCAGACCCGCAACACCGAAGGATTCGAGAAATGACCGCGGACACCCTGGTACGCGAAGCAGCGAGCTCCGCAGAGCCCATCCGCCCAGCCCCGAGCGGCCGTCGTCGCAGCGCACGGGCACACCGCGGCATCAGCGGCTGGGCGGTCCTCGCAGTGCTCCTGGTCGCATCACTCCTGATGCTCTTCCCGTTCTGGGTGGCGATCGTCAACGCATTCAAACCGCCTGCGGACTACATCGCCGACGGCCCGATCTCAATCCCCACCCAGCTCGATTTCTCCGCACTCGTCAACTTCTGGAACGGCGTCGATTTCAACCAGAAGCTGTTGAACAGCGTGATCGTGAGTGGCAGCGTGGCGATCCTCGCCGCCGCACTGAGCCTGTTCAGTGCGTTCGCGATCGGCATCGGACGCATTCGCGGCCGCGTGTGGATCCTCGCCGTGTTCATGGTGGCGTTCACGATCCCGCAAGAAGCGCTGGTCTATCCGCTGTTCGTGCTCACGCGTGACCTCTACCTCTACGACACCCTTGCCGGCGTGATCGTCATCCTCGCGGTGCTGCAGTCCGCGTTCGGCACCTACATGCTCTCCTCGGTGCTCGGCGCTTTCCCGGCAGAGGTCCTCGAAGCAGCAAGAATCGACGGTGCAACCCGCTTCCAAACGCTCCGACTGATCGTGTTCCCCCTCACCCGGCCGACGCTCGCCGTGCTCGTCACGTTCTTCTTCATCTGGACGTGGAACGACTTCTTCCTGCCGCTCGTGCTACTGCCCTCCGCCGACAACCAGACCGTCTCCGTCGCGCTCGGTGCGCTCAGCGGCCAGTACACGAGCGACCCGACGGCCCTCGCCGCCGCCTCGCTGGCCGGCATCCTGCCCGCCATCGTCTTCTTCCTCATCTTCCAACGCACGCTCATGCGCGGCGTGAACCTCGGAGCCATCAAATGACCATCCTGCAGCCCGCGACCCGCCACCAGAGCCTTCGAGCGGCCGACGAATGGTGGAAGGCAGCCGTCGTCTACCAGGTCTACCCCCGCAGCTTCGCCGACTCGAACGGTGATGGCATCGGAGACATCCGCGGCATCATCGAACACCTCGATCACCTGGAGGACCTCGGAATCGATGTCGTCTGGCTGTCACCCGTTTACGCATCACCCCACGATGACAACGGATACGACATCAGCGACTACTACGCCGTCGACCCCGACTTCGGCACCCTCGAGGATCTCGACGAGCTCATCGCCGCACTGCACGCGCGCGGCATGAAACTCGTCATGGATCTCGTCGTGAATCACACCTCCGACGAGCACGACTGGTTCCGGCAATCGGCGTCCAGTCGCGAGAACCCCAAACGGGACTGGTATATCTGGCGAGATCCTCGCGACGGCGCCGAACCCAACAACTGGGCTTCGTTCTTCTCCGGCCCGACCTGGACTCTCGACGAGGTCACCGGGCAGTACTACCTTCACCTGTTCGGAAAAAAGCAACCCGACCTCAACTGGGACAACGCCGAAGTCCGTGCCGCCATCTACCAGATGATGAATTGGTGGCTCGATCGCGGCATCGACGGGTTCCGGATGGACGTCATCAGCTTCATCTCGAAGCACCCCGAGCTGCCCGATGCCCAGATCAACGACGGTGCCCGTTACGGCAACGGCATCGACTTCTACGGCTCGGGCCCCCGCATCCACGACTACCTCCAAGAAATGAACCGCGAGGTGTTCGCCGGGCGCGAGGCCGATCTGATGACCGTTGGCGAGATGATCGACGCCACACCAGAGAAGGCACGCCTGTATACCGACCCCGCACGTCATGAGCTCAACATGGTCTTCCATTTCGAGCACGTCGGTCTCGACCACGGGCCCGGCGGGAAATTCACCCCGAAGCCACTCCGACTCGTGGAGCTGAAGCAGTCCTTCGCACGGTGGCAGCGTGAACTCGCCGAGGTCGGCTGGAACAGTCTCTACTGGAACAACCACGACCAGCCCCGTGTCGTTTCGCGGTTCGGCAACGACACCGAGCACTGGTATGAGTCGGCGACGGCCTTGGCGACGGTGCTGCACCTGATGCGCGGCACGCCGTATATCTACCAAGGCGAAGAGATCGGCATGACGAACATGCCTTTCACCTCCATCGACCAGTTCCGGGATCTCGAGACCTTGAACTACTACCGAGAGGCGACAGTCGCCAGCGACGGGGCACAAGCAGCCGACATTCTTGCCGGCATCGTCCGCGGCGGACGCGACAATGCACGAACCCCGATGCAGTGGAGCGCTGAGCCGAACGGTGGGTTCACCAGCGGTGCGCCGTGGATCCCCGTCAATCCCAACCACGCCGAGATCAACGCCGCGGCCCAGCGAGCCGAGACTCGATCGGTCTACGCCTGGTACCGCCTTCTCATCGAATTGCGGCACACCGAGCCGGTCCTGATCGATGGAACCTTCGAGCTGCAGCTGCCGGATGACCCGCGGCTGTTTGCATACACCCGAACGAACGAGAGCACCGCACTCATGGTGATCGCGAACTGCTCGAACGAGCACGCACCGGTGGATGGCGCGTTGGTCGGTGCCTGGGCTAGCGCCGAGACGATTCTGGCGAACAACGTCGGTGACCACCGACTCCCGCTGCTGATGCTGCCCTGGGAGGTGGTCGTCCTCAAGCGGACTCACGGCTAAGCGGCAGCCAGCCAAGGCCGACGCTGCTGGCATCGACACAACGGAGTGTACGACCCCCATGGGTCGTCTCGAGGGGACCACCCTCACGAACGAGAGGAGCCACGATGCCCAGAACAGGGCTGCGACAACTGGCCAGAACCATCACCATCGCAACGGCGGCCACGCTGGTCGCCACCGCGGGAGCAGTCCTTCCCGCCAATGCAGAGGACGACATCGCGCCAAACGCGCCCGGGAGCACGATCGCGACCGCCAGCAGTCATGAACTGACCACTTGGTGGCATGAGAACGCCGTTGCGAATACCTCTACCCCTGTCGCCGACGATGAGGTTCGGCGCTCGGCCTTCTACGACGTCAAGGTCGCAACCACGGCCGACCCCGATGCACGCTACGACTCGTTCAGCTACATGAGCATCCCGCGAGGCGGAAAGGGCAAAGTCGGCTACACCGAAGAAGACGGCGCGGAATTCTCCTCATCCGCAGGTCTCACCATGAGCTGGTCGAGCTTCGAATACTCCGCGGACGTCTGGGTCGACGTCACACTCAAGACCGGGCAGGAGATGACCTCGGTCGATCAGGTCACGATCCGCCCGACCGACCTCGAATTCGAGAAAGTGCTCGTCGATGCATCGACGGTGCGCGTGAAAGTGCCCTACAGCCCCGACGGCTACCGATTCTCCGTGGAGTTCGATCCGCAGCTGATCACCGTATACAACACCATGGCTGGTGCAAGCGGAGAGCTGACCACGGAGGCCGACGGCAACCGTGCGATCCACACGGAACCCCAGAACTCCATGATGATCTTCGCCGAGCCGAAGCCGACGGGAGCGGATGCCGAGCGTCTCATCCCAACTCCGGAGTCGGGGTCGATCTACGCCCCTGAACCCGGGCTGGTGAACGACCTCGGCGCCGTGACCGAGGACATTATCTCCTTCGGTCCGGGGACCTACTACATGGAGTCTGACCATCACGCCGTGCTCCCCGCGAACGTGAAGTGGGTCTATCTGGCGCCCGGCGCGTACGTCAAGGGTGCATTCCGGTTCTTCCACGACACGCAGACCAACTACAAGGTCACCGGGTTTGGTGTGCTCTCGGGTGAGCAGTACGTCTACGAGGCGGACACCACCAATGGATACCAGCACAACGTCAACGACAACTGCCATGTGACCTGCGTGAAGATGCTGCAGTTCGAGTCCTCTGATGCGGAGCAGACCCTCGACATGCAGGGCGTCACGATCAACGAGCCGCCTTACCACTCCTTCGTCGTCTACGCCCATGAAGGCGCGGCGGAGGTGGGCGTCGAGCGTTTTCACATGAACGTGGAGAACTACAAGCAGGTCGGCAGCTGGTATTGGCAGACCGACGGCATCGAGCTGTACTCCGGCAGCCAAATGAAGAACACGTTCTTCCACGCCAACGACGACGTGCTGAAGATGTACCACAGTGACGTCACCATCGAGAACACCGTCATCTGGAAGAACGAGAACGGGCCCGTCATCCAGTGGGGATGGACCCCGCGCAACATCGACGGCGTGAACGTCACCAACACGGACATCATCCACAACCGCATGTACTGGAAGGACGTCAAGTACAACACCTGCATCTTCAACTCCTCATCGCACTGGGAAGACATGGGCGCGATCGACCGCGCCGACCCGAACACGACGGTGAAGAACATGCACTTCGTCGATACCAGGGTCGAAGGGATGACGAACTGCGCCATCCGGGTCTTCGCCCTTTCAGACACCGAGAACATCGACATCGACGGCCTCGAAATCGACGCATGGAACGAGCTCGACATCGACGCTCAGGCGAGTCTCCTCAAGCGCTACACCGATCCGGCAGGCACCAAGGTCACCATCGGGAATGAGATCGCCGACGGAAACGGCCTCTCCCTGCACAACTACAGAATCGGCGGTACGCCAATTCTCAAAGCCGGCGACAACTGGGCGTCCGACGAACTGGGCCGGCTGAGCTTCGATGGCGACGCCTGGGACAGT
The Agromyces albus DNA segment above includes these coding regions:
- a CDS encoding extracellular solute-binding protein, giving the protein MTRSRITAVGLMAAAALTVTGCTAADAPSDGPVTITFWGSYGNGGNSTQQDALNELLIPAFEAEHPDIHVEYVDIPYDSLLQKLTTSAAGEELPDLVRADLGWVPQFAELGVLVPLSQEMEDFDELADATYPGVLATNLYEGEYYGLPLDTNTRVMVSNQAALDAAGLSAPPATFDELRSLGDAVKGTGTFAFAENKLQAWNIMPWIWSAGGDIADPDLTTSTGYLDSDESVAGIQLLVDLYVQDAVPNLIIGNEGATATSDGLPGGQYATILDGPWMRGVWSGQYPDFDPVYSTVPAGDGGSVSVVGGEDIVLTQSSENKEAAMEFIRFTQSEQFQIEMVKTGQMTVIPEFAAQQNEIEPFYATFATQLETAKNRLAIPDASKVDAILQEELLPAFEGTISVKEALANAAAAIDPLLPGAK
- a CDS encoding ROK family transcriptional regulator codes for the protein MAWRPSDELSHAVALEVLLHGPLSRSDLARRLQLAPATLTRISTELIDVGLFVEMPELAEKRTGRPSIPLDVIPGTHHFLGVKLSGNMLMAAVTDLRADLLRYEEEPLRSHEPAEVARQIAELERRLRDDGPAAAIGIGLGGVVVDARTVASAPFLDWHTVPIAELVEAATGVPTFVANDLTAFTESQHWFGVGRGHDNFAVLTVGVGIGYGCVANGTLLANDDSGVGLVGHWPLDPFGPLCAKGHRGCAEGLLAIPSIERDVSMALGRQVTFDEALDLAEVGEPGAREILDVSGRGLGRLIAAVANLTAPDKVVIGGEGVRLAEVAAASVRDGIRADRDPRAGEVVVELVSGGNDSWCRGAAVIAIQNYVQKRRRSRRT
- a CDS encoding ROK family transcriptional regulator, giving the protein MLAQMVASLAWTDRPDASLPVAIEVLRHGPISRADLARRMGMSAGSLSRLTAPLIDQGLLVDIGEHNDGRVGRPTRLLDVTPESRHFVGIKLRETEVVGALTDLRGGVLNQLTLPLSGRRPDDVVGTLVDLIDTVRDGITIAGVGIGLGGRVRKRTHVMSARFLGWTDVPLAALVAERTGFPTRVDNDVIAFTEYERWFGAGRDDDRFAVVTLGIGTGFGLVANGALIVDEDHGLGLVGHWPLDPSGPLCEEGHRGCAASLLNSDSIARRASIAIGEELTFDEVLDAAENGQRAAGQIVREAGRGLGVLIAAISNLTLPQRIIIGGEGVRLAVLAQSEMRRSLSDHRNPLAAILPVIFTDGDNAEWCRGAAALAIQSFVLGSADESKLSGRDRLRIA
- a CDS encoding ABC transporter substrate-binding protein, with amino-acid sequence MKVWWWENDDSALSTAWSTAIEIFEEEHPGVTVEFELKTYEQMQQSGQLILDSNEAPDVLEYLKGNATAGVVSNAGLLTDLTDVAEERGWDLDNTAQDVGLYENGLMGSGKRYGVTNYGEYVSVWYNADAFAEHGLDAPTTLDELESVMQTFVDNGITPLALGSADYPGPHLLYTLALAEMNDESLSAYQQFTGDVDWQAWEDAATRMADWVAKGYISPDSTGIPAQDAGNAFVAGQYPLFYSGTWWAGSFVTDITDFTYDQFLFPANDLHPGSGGNLWVVPEKAKNKDLAYDFIETTMRAEVQNELGDLGGVPVAADTDGVTTDIGQLTITRFNELLESTEGGLAWYPDWPVAGLNDILVQNVTDLVQANTTPTQAVENIKTAYDQGKADAGF
- a CDS encoding carbohydrate ABC transporter permease; the encoded protein is MTQLSIEPAAARRVRRERPAGYYWYIVPGAAGFIAIVLLPFAMNIWYSLTRWSGVGTPQFIGLDNYTRLFVDQTFWASFLHSAAFIVAMAIIPTAFGVFIAAVLFDYISPRFGTRIASFLRATFYLPQILPIAVAGVLWSWMYQPQYGIINTILRGVGLGDLAQNWLGDSDFAIYAVMNVLIWLQIGYTVVIFMAGLSRVDPALHEAAELDGAGWFQRFRAITLNQLRPEIAVVVITTSVAALKVFAPIFVLTGGGPGTATIVPAYFSFTNFFTTNRVGYGAAIATVLAVLVTVIAVVLLRYQTRNTEGFEK
- a CDS encoding carbohydrate ABC transporter permease; the protein is MTADTLVREAASSAEPIRPAPSGRRRSARAHRGISGWAVLAVLLVASLLMLFPFWVAIVNAFKPPADYIADGPISIPTQLDFSALVNFWNGVDFNQKLLNSVIVSGSVAILAAALSLFSAFAIGIGRIRGRVWILAVFMVAFTIPQEALVYPLFVLTRDLYLYDTLAGVIVILAVLQSAFGTYMLSSVLGAFPAEVLEAARIDGATRFQTLRLIVFPLTRPTLAVLVTFFFIWTWNDFFLPLVLLPSADNQTVSVALGALSGQYTSDPTALAAASLAGILPAIVFFLIFQRTLMRGVNLGAIK
- a CDS encoding glycoside hydrolase family 13 protein, which produces MTILQPATRHQSLRAADEWWKAAVVYQVYPRSFADSNGDGIGDIRGIIEHLDHLEDLGIDVVWLSPVYASPHDDNGYDISDYYAVDPDFGTLEDLDELIAALHARGMKLVMDLVVNHTSDEHDWFRQSASSRENPKRDWYIWRDPRDGAEPNNWASFFSGPTWTLDEVTGQYYLHLFGKKQPDLNWDNAEVRAAIYQMMNWWLDRGIDGFRMDVISFISKHPELPDAQINDGARYGNGIDFYGSGPRIHDYLQEMNREVFAGREADLMTVGEMIDATPEKARLYTDPARHELNMVFHFEHVGLDHGPGGKFTPKPLRLVELKQSFARWQRELAEVGWNSLYWNNHDQPRVVSRFGNDTEHWYESATALATVLHLMRGTPYIYQGEEIGMTNMPFTSIDQFRDLETLNYYREATVASDGAQAADILAGIVRGGRDNARTPMQWSAEPNGGFTSGAPWIPVNPNHAEINAAAQRAETRSVYAWYRLLIELRHTEPVLIDGTFELQLPDDPRLFAYTRTNESTALMVIANCSNEHAPVDGALVGAWASAETILANNVGDHRLPLLMLPWEVVVLKRTHG
- a CDS encoding family 49 glycosyl hydrolase is translated as MPRTGLRQLARTITIATAATLVATAGAVLPANAEDDIAPNAPGSTIATASSHELTTWWHENAVANTSTPVADDEVRRSAFYDVKVATTADPDARYDSFSYMSIPRGGKGKVGYTEEDGAEFSSSAGLTMSWSSFEYSADVWVDVTLKTGQEMTSVDQVTIRPTDLEFEKVLVDASTVRVKVPYSPDGYRFSVEFDPQLITVYNTMAGASGELTTEADGNRAIHTEPQNSMMIFAEPKPTGADAERLIPTPESGSIYAPEPGLVNDLGAVTEDIISFGPGTYYMESDHHAVLPANVKWVYLAPGAYVKGAFRFFHDTQTNYKVTGFGVLSGEQYVYEADTTNGYQHNVNDNCHVTCVKMLQFESSDAEQTLDMQGVTINEPPYHSFVVYAHEGAAEVGVERFHMNVENYKQVGSWYWQTDGIELYSGSQMKNTFFHANDDVLKMYHSDVTIENTVIWKNENGPVIQWGWTPRNIDGVNVTNTDIIHNRMYWKDVKYNTCIFNSSSHWEDMGAIDRADPNTTVKNMHFVDTRVEGMTNCAIRVFALSDTENIDIDGLEIDAWNELDIDAQASLLKRYTDPAGTKVTIGNEIADGNGLSLHNYRIGGTPILKAGDNWASDELGRLSFDGDAWDSWNAWSDDQPTGQAPTLQLENLTDGSTSTAREIHVTGTTDAPTVTVSVNGVKTTVTVVDGRFDTPVTLPAISNRIVVTATASSGVMAVERRTLYAFGTEIGAVSDPEGDDNGPGSYVYPSDGAFNSGSLDLTGLEVYRDDDTIRFLTSTAGVINNPWGGNGMSTQRVNIYLSDRSARTTSPLLPGTNTAAEGPWSYAIVADGRYDNSRFASGVYTADLTRAADAQLQVIPSGKIISSVPASALSGIDLRQAGYQVSMYSDAEDGEGVGNVRPVYSAACWQGDGCPSFVGQYRPGGGAGDWTDLGETKDTDTADSNAIDIISGDAPQSAVMDWTQGPVVVPYVTLDAAETVIDVSFSVTSNKVRGSEVLTITAENDGETPVALEAETPYGVTYLGDIDAGTSTNYTINTRLRRLPAFTVTVIATAPDGTERTYEVPYAGSGHPPARR